The DNA sequence GATCGGCTCCGGGACGGCGCTCGGCGCGCCCCTCGGCGGCCAACTCTCCGAGGTCGGTCCCCTCGTGCCGATCGCCGTCGCCGCCGGTTTGCTGTGTGTCGTGGCGCTGCTCGCGACCCGACTCACGGATAGAGTGCCGGAAACCACGCGAGGTGGTCTCCGAGCGGCGCTCGATAGCCTCCGGGAGCGTCCCGCCCTCCGCCTCCCCTACGCCTTCGGGTTCGCGGACCGGTTCACGGCGGGCTTCTTCGCGCTCGTCGGCACCCTCTACTTCCGCCAGACCTTCGACCTCGACGCCGGTGCGGCGGGGCTGGTGCTCGCGCTCTTCTTCGCGCCGTTCGCGCTCGGGCAGTACCCCGCGGGCCGGCTCTCCGACCGGATCGGACGTCTCGTGCCCGTCGTCGCCGGATCAGTGCTCTACGGCGTGACGATCCTCGCGGTGTACCTCGCCCCGACGGTCGAACTCGCGAGCGCGACGATGCTCTTTCTGGGCGCGGCGGGCGCGCTGGTCGCCCCCGCCACGATGGCGCTCGTCACCGACCTCGCGACCGACGACCGGGGCACCGCGATGGGTGGGTTCAACATCGCGGGCAGCCTCGGCTTCCTGGTTGGAACCGTCGGCGGCGGTGCCATCGCCGATAGCTTGGGGTTCGGCGCGGCGTTTCTCGCCGCGGCGCTTCTCGAAGCCGGTATCGTCCTCGTGGCGCTCCCTGCACTCCTCCGCCTCGACGTGCCCCGTGCCGGTCCGTTCGGCGGCCGGGAATCCGCCTGAACGGGTTGCCGTGAACTCGCGCCCGCCTCACCTCGTCCGCTCGACGAAGTCGACGATTCGCTCCGCTATCTCCTCGCCGGCGTCCTCTTGGAGGAAGTGACCCCCGCCCTCGATCCAGACGTCCGGTTGCTCGCTCGCCGTCGGAATGAGGTCGCGAAGCGGGTCGCGGTCGGGCGTCGTGATGGGGTCCGAATCCGAGAACAGCACGAACGCCGGCTTCTCCCACGCCGAGAGGCGCTCCGCGGCGGGGCGGGTGATCTCGGTGCCCTCGCCGCCACCCTTTCGGGGAACCATGTCGGGCCAGACCCGCGCACCGGCCTTGTACGACTCCTCGGGGAAGGGAGCCTCGTAGGCCGCGAGGACCTCCTCCGGGATGTCCGTCGAGGTGGCGTTCTCGACGAACAGCGAGACCGGGAGTTCGTCGGCGTCCTCGACGAACTGGCGGAAGGTCTCCCACGCCTCGGGCATCTCCTGGTCCCCGCTCGGGATCCCGGTGTTCATCGGGACGAGCCGTGCGAACCGTTCGGGGTGGTGACCCGCGACCGAGAGACCCAAGATCCCGCCCCAGTCCTGGCAGACGAGGGTGACGTCAGTGAGGTCGAGCGCCTCGACGAAATTCACCAACGAGTCGTAGTGCATGCGGAAGGAGTACTCGGCGGGGTCGTCGTACTTCTCCGACCGGCCGAACCCGACGAAGTCCGGGACCACGACCCGCCCCGCCTCCGCGAGGGTCGGCACTAGCTTTCGATAGAGGTAGCCCCACGTCGGCTCGCCGTGGAGACACAGAAACGTCTCGTCGCCGCTCCCTTCGTCGACGTAAGCCATCTCCGGTCCGCCGACGTCGACGAAGTTCGCCTCGTACGGATAGTCCGGCAAGTCCTCGAACCGGTCGTCGGGTGTGCGAACGAGCGCCATTCTCGGTCGTACTCCCGGCGGTCACATGGCTGTTTTCCCGGCCGGTTCCGGTCGTTCAGGAGCCGTGGTCCCGATGCGCGGTCTCGACGCCCGCCGAGAGTCCGTCGCGGTCCTCGTGAAACGCCAGATGGGACTCACAGTCGCAGTCGGAGGCCCCGAACGCCGGGACCCGTTCGCCGGGAACCGCCCGGGCGATGGCGCACTCGGCGTCGACGGTAGTCGTCACGGCCCGGTCGAGCACCGTCGCGGGGCGGCCGAGCAGATAGTCGATGTGCCAGTGGCGGACGTCGCGCTCGCCGGCGGCGACCTCGCGGTGCCGATCGACCCGTGCGAAGCCGCCCGGGCCGAGCGCGCTGCCCGTGTAGGCGTACCACCCTGCTAGGAGGTCGCGTTCGCCGAGCGCGCCAACCTCGATGGTCGCCGGCGTCGGCAGCTCGATCAGGAGGGTGTAGGTGCCGCTCGTCATGCGGACACCAGCGTGCGGGGGAGGGTAAGTGTCCCGTGTGAGAAGGGAGAGATGTGAAACGAGGGGCGGGAAACGGGAGATGGGGAGAAACGGGAAGCGGAGAGTGAGAGAAAGGAGACCGACTACGACGGGCTCGGGGTCTGGACGTGCGAGAGGTACGAGGTGAGGTCGGCGGTGGTGATGATGCCGATGACGCCGTCGGTGTCGCTCACGACCGGCATGTGGTGGAAGCCGTGTTCGAGCATCGTCTCGGCGACCTCGGTGATCGGGTCCTGGACCGTCGTGGTGATGACGTCCGTGCTCATGTACTTCGCGACCGTGGTCTCGGCCTTCGGGCTGCTCGCGGCGACGATCCCGACGAAGTCGGTTGTCGTGAGGATCCCCTGGAGGTCGTTGTTCCCGTCGACGACCATCACGGAGCCGATCCCCTCTTCCAGCATCACGTTCGCGGCCTCCTCGACGAGCGTGTCCGGGCTCACCGTATGCAGGTCGCTCGACATCAGCCGACCGACGAAGATATCGTCCATGATCCTTCATCAATCGGGGGCAGTATAAACGTTCCCGCCGGGGCGAAACCTGTCGAGAGACCGGTCGCCCGGTTCGTGTGGCCGCTATCCCGGGCGAGGAGGCGGTGGTTTCATGCGGGTCGGTCGGCACGGTGGTGGTATGGACCTGCTCCACACCTGCCTCAACGTCGCCGACGCCGACCGCGCGGTCGAGTTCTACGTCGAGGAGCTCGGTTTCGAGGCGTCGTGGTCGTTCGAGACCGAGGACGGCGAAACCGAGAATCGCTACGTCGCCGCGGACAACGGCGTCGAACTCCAGCTCTCGGAGACGGCGGGCGAGACCGAGTTCGAGCAGGGTACCGCCTGGGACCACGTCGCGGTGGCCGTCGAGAGCGTCGACGAGGCGTTCGCGGAGATCGACCACCACGGCGTGGTTCAGGAGCCCGCCGACAACACCCCCGCCGGGGCGCGTACGGCCTTCGTCCGCGACCCGGACGGGCACGTGGTCGAACTCGTCGAATCGCTCGACGACTGACCCCGCCGAACCCGCCGCTCGCCACCCGCAAGCCGTTTGACGACGGCCCCACACGGTTCTCGTAGTGACGAACGAGCACGACGAGCCAGCCGACGGGACGCCCGCCCCCGACGACCAGCCCCTCTCGGCGACCGAGTTCCGGGCGGTCCTCGAAACCCTGGGCCGACCCGTAACGACCGCGAGCGGGGTCGCGCGGGTTCGGGAGTGGTCACAGACGGCGGCAAGCGATGCGCTCGACGCGCTCGTCGACGCCGGCGACCTCGAACGTCTCGACGTGAGCGACGACCCCCGGGTCTGGTACCCCCGCGAGTTCGCCGACCTCGTCTCCCCGGAGCACGTCGTCGTCTTCCCCGACCGCCGGGAGCTGGTGGTCGAACACCCCGAGCAGTTCACCCGCGCACAGCTGACACAGTTCGCCCACCTCGTCGACTCCTCGGGCGACGGCGCGTACATCTACGAGATCAGGGAGGAGGACGTCTGGTGGGCCCCCTACGACCACGTCGACGACCTCGTTCGGACGATGCGGAACGTGTTGCCCGAGCGCTCGCCGAAGCTGGAGGAGTGGGTCGAATCCCAGTGGCGGCGCGCGCGCCGGTTCGCGCTCACCACCCATCCGGACGGCTACACGGTTCTGGAAGCCGAGAGCCCCGAACTCATGGGCAACGTCGCGCGTCAGAAGCTCGACGCCGACCACCTCCACGCCCCGATCTCCGATACCGAGGGGTGGGTCGTCGAGGGAAAGGAGGGTGAGATCAAGCGAACCCTCTACGACGCGGGCTACCCGGTGCAGGACCTCCGCGACCTCGACGGCGGGGCCGACCTCGACGTCGACCTCGGGCTCGACCTCCGGGACTACCAGCGCGACTGGGTCGAGCGCTTCCTCGGGTCGGGTGCCGGCGTGTTGGTGGGGCCGCCGGGGAGCGGCAAGACGGTGGCCGCGATGGGGGCGATGAGCGAGGTCGGCGGCGAGACCCTCGTG is a window from the Halococcus hamelinensis 100A6 genome containing:
- a CDS encoding CBS domain-containing protein; this encodes MDDIFVGRLMSSDLHTVSPDTLVEEAANVMLEEGIGSVMVVDGNNDLQGILTTTDFVGIVAASSPKAETTVAKYMSTDVITTTVQDPITEVAETMLEHGFHHMPVVSDTDGVIGIITTADLTSYLSHVQTPSPS
- a CDS encoding VOC family protein; the protein is MDLLHTCLNVADADRAVEFYVEELGFEASWSFETEDGETENRYVAADNGVELQLSETAGETEFEQGTAWDHVAVAVESVDEAFAEIDHHGVVQEPADNTPAGARTAFVRDPDGHVVELVESLDD
- a CDS encoding GIY-YIG nuclease family protein, translated to MTSGTYTLLIELPTPATIEVGALGERDLLAGWYAYTGSALGPGGFARVDRHREVAAGERDVRHWHIDYLLGRPATVLDRAVTTTVDAECAIARAVPGERVPAFGASDCDCESHLAFHEDRDGLSAGVETAHRDHGS
- a CDS encoding haloalkane dehalogenase, with the translated sequence MALVRTPDDRFEDLPDYPYEANFVDVGGPEMAYVDEGSGDETFLCLHGEPTWGYLYRKLVPTLAEAGRVVVPDFVGFGRSEKYDDPAEYSFRMHYDSLVNFVEALDLTDVTLVCQDWGGILGLSVAGHHPERFARLVPMNTGIPSGDQEMPEAWETFRQFVEDADELPVSLFVENATSTDIPEEVLAAYEAPFPEESYKAGARVWPDMVPRKGGGEGTEITRPAAERLSAWEKPAFVLFSDSDPITTPDRDPLRDLIPTASEQPDVWIEGGGHFLQEDAGEEIAERIVDFVERTR
- a CDS encoding MFS transporter, coding for MNTDRVTLAAMVFAVLFGQVALYPGVPELVRALGATTTLDAGTWFLGAEYAGFVLFAGVWGAASDAAGRRVPFVVAGALGGVASYLALVGLATVTDIGFGAMLVLRFVEGSFTIAAFSLSITMLMDLEGGHGRNMGAAGIAIGSGTALGAPLGGQLSEVGPLVPIAVAAGLLCVVALLATRLTDRVPETTRGGLRAALDSLRERPALRLPYAFGFADRFTAGFFALVGTLYFRQTFDLDAGAAGLVLALFFAPFALGQYPAGRLSDRIGRLVPVVAGSVLYGVTILAVYLAPTVELASATMLFLGAAGALVAPATMALVTDLATDDRGTAMGGFNIAGSLGFLVGTVGGGAIADSLGFGAAFLAAALLEAGIVLVALPALLRLDVPRAGPFGGRESA